The following is a genomic window from Defluviimonas aquaemixtae.
GGCGGCAAAGTCGTGGCCGAAGGCGTGCCGCAGGGCGGCGCCTATGTCGCCCCGGCCATCGCCGAGATGCCGGAACAGACCGAAACGGTGAAGACCGAGACCTTCGCGCCGATCCTCTACGTCCTCGGATACGACACGATCGACGAGGCGATCCGGCTCCACAACGACGTGCCGCAGGGGCTTTCCTCCTGCATCTTCACGCTCAACATGCGCGAGGCGGAGACCTTCCTGTCGGCCACCGGCTCGGACTGCGGCATCGCCAACGTCAATATCGGCCCGTCCGGCGCCGAGATCGGCGGCGCCTTCGGCGGCGAGAAGGAGACGGGCGGTGGCCGCGAAAGCGGCTCGGACGCCTGGAAGGCCTACATGCGCCGCCAGACGAACACGGTTAACTACTCGGCTGAGTTGCCGCTGGCGCAGGGAGTGAAGTTCGACTTCTGAGTCGTCTCTGAATCACCCCAACTACTCTGCGGTCCGGCCCGTCAAAATGACGCGCCGGGCCGTCACATGTATGAGCCCGGCTGCGAAATTCGTCGGAATGACCGGAGAAATCGCCAACGCCACGGGCGATTCTGACACAGAGTGAACGCGCAGCGCCGGCCGGCAACGCGGTCGGATAGAGAGGGAAGTTTCATGTCATTCAGCAAGATCGCGGTGCTCGGACTGGGCAAGGTGGGCCATCTCGCGGCGGAGCTGCTGGCCGAGGCGGGATTCGCCGTGACGGGAGTAGATGCCCGTGCCGTCTCGGGCTGCCCCTTCCCTGTGAAGACAACGGATTTGGCCGATCCCGATGGTCTGAACGATGTGCTGAAAGATCAGGAGGCGGTACTCTCCTGCCTGCCCTACCACCTGAATTCCGGCGTCTCGACCGTTGCCCATGGCCTCGGCATCCACTACTTCGACCTGACCGAGGACGTGCCCACGACGAAGCACATCCGCGACCTCGCCGAGACGGCCAAGGGCGTAATGGCCCCGCAATGCGGCCTCGCCCCCGGCTTCGTCGGCATCGTCGGCGCGCATCTGGCCCAGATGTTCGAGAAGGTCCGCTCGATCCGCCTCCGCGTCGGTGCGCTGCCGCAGAACCCGACGGGGCTTCTCGGCTACGCCTTCAACTGGTCGCCCGAGGGCGTCGTGAATGAGTATCTCAACGACTGCGAGGTGATCGAGGAGGGCGTGCACAAGACCGTCTCGGCGATGGAATGGCTCGAAACCATCTATATCGACGGCGTGAAGTTAGAGGCCTTCACCACCTCCGGCGGGCTTGGCACGATGTGCGAGACTTACGCCGACCATATCGAGAACCTCGACTACAAGACCATGCGCTATCCGGGCCACGTACAGCTCATGAACTTCTTCTTCCACGAACTGCTTATGCGCGAAAACCGCGAAATGGCGGGCCAGATCCTGACCCATGCCAAACCGCCGGTGGACGAGGATGTGGTCTATGTCCATGTCGCGGCCGAAGGCTGGACCGAGGGGCAGCTGAGGCGCAAGGAGTACGTCCGCGCCTACTATCCGCTGGAGATCGCCGGCAAGCGGCGCACCGCGATCGCCTGGACGACCTCGGCCTCCGTCGTCGCCGTGATCGAGATGGTGCGGGACGGGCTATTGCCCGCAAAAGGGTTCCTCAAGCAGGAGGACATCCCGCTCCTGCCCTATCTCGAGACGCGGACCGGCCGCTACTACAAAACAGGCCACAGGGGCCGCGGCAGCTGAGGCGAACGTGCAACCAGAACCGGGCGCGTTCACCAGGTCCGAAGCGGCGTGAAGGTGGCATGTGGGTACGGCGCGAGGAGTGCATTGCGAACCCGACAGCGTGGGCGACGCATGTTGAATGACAAGCGGGTCAGCCGGCGAACAAGCTCGGACCGAACAGAAGAACCGCCAGCGGCACAGGCGCGACGGCGATCGCCACAGTCAGAACAAACCATGGCAGGTAGAACAACCGGCTGGCCCCCGCAATAATGGCGATCCCCCCGCCACCGCCAATCACGAAGTTTCCGGGTAGGTTGATCAGAACGGCCAAGACTATGTAGCGGTTTTGAAGCAGGGTGCGCGGCAGTCGATTGGGCGAAGTGGACAGCAGGACTTGCAGCTTTTCGGCGTCGGGTACGGCATCGAAGCGCCTCAGCAGGGTTTCGCACTGGGTCAGATGCAAATCGCGACTGAAGCGTATCAGGGTCGTGATCGGAATCGTCAGACCGATCAGGAATGCTATGTTCAGGCCCGCGACGGTACACAGATAGACCAGCGGGACTATCTCGACCCCCATAGCCGCCATGAGCCCCAAGCCAATCTCCACGCCCGGCACGAACGGGATAGCAAGCGCAATCGCGTAGACTGCCGCGAACGTCATGATCATGCGGTGAACCGTATCCTCATTGCTCGGCCGGATGTCGACGTTCAGAGAATCACGAACAAAATAGAAGGCGTGATTTGCGGCAACGATCAGTACGATCAGCCCTGCAATCCGGACAATCGCACGAACCGGCCGCCTGTCGCTTTTGCCCGCCTCTTCCGGCATTACCTGTCTTCGGCTATCAATCGCGGAGCGCTGTTAAGCCGGGCCTCGAATGCGAATTCGCGCTCGATGCTCCAGTACCAGCGGCGCATCTTCCAAGTGGCGGTACCTTCGATCCGGTCGGATTCGACTGTTTCTCTCCAGGTGATCGTCGCGTCCTTGTCCGGAAACCGCGTTATGCTTTCAGAGCGCCAGCCTCCGTCCGTCTTCTGCGCCTTGTAGGGCCGCGCGGGATAGTCGCAACGCAACTCGCATTCCTTCGAAACGAACGTTCCGTTCGCGAAGACGAACGTATCCTCGACATCTTTTGGCTGCCCGTCGGGGCCCAACACGCCATTGAACGACATTCCGTCCAGCGGCCCAGGACCCTCAGGTTGAAATCTGTCGATGCGGGCGAGCCTATCGCCGATACGGTCAGAGGTGAATGCCGCCGCCAGCCCTGTCGCGGCAACAGCGAGCGCCACAAGCGTAATTCCTCGTTTCAAGGGCATACCGGAAGAATACCAGAATAAGCGAAGTATCCATAATCACGACCTGAAAGCGCATCCAGCCGCGGGCCAAGGGAATGGAGGGCTATCCCGAACATTATCCGGATGGCGCGACGAAACGGCGGCTTCGCCCGTTTCACGCGTGAATTCGGCGCTCTTTCTCAACCGCCCGTCAGTCGATGTCCGAAGGGTGTGAGCCGTGCCCGCATCCTGATATCGTCGTCCCGACGGGTATCCGGTTTGGGAGGGACATCATGACGATCAGAACGACGAACGGACGTGGACGGCTTTTCGCCAGCGTCCTCGACACGATCGGCGACACACCGGTGATCCGCGTGAACAATCTCGGCCCCGACAATGTTACGATCTACGTGAAGGCCGAGGCCTACAATCCAGCCGCCTCGGTGAAGGACCGGCTCGCCGTCAACATAATCGAGGCGGCAGAGCGCGAGGGCCAGCTGAAGCCGGGTCAGACGGTCATCGAGGCGACTTCGGGCAATACCGGCATCGGGCTCGCCATGGTCTGCGCCCAGAAAGGCTATCCGCTGGTCGTGACAATGTCTGACAGTTTCTCGGTCGAGCGGCGGAGACTCATGCGCATTCTCGGTGCCAAGGTCGTGCTGACCCCGCGCGCCGAGAAAGGGACGGGCATGTACAACAAGGCCGTCGAACTCGCCAAGAAGCACGGCTGGTTCCTCGCCCGCCAATTCGAGACGAAGGACAATGCCGACATCCACGAGGCGACGACGGCGCGCGAGATCCTCGGCGATTTCGCGGGCCAGCGGCTCGATTATTTTGTCACCGGTTACGGCACCGGCGGAACACTCACGGGCGTGGGGCGCGTGCTGAGGAAGGAGCGGCCCGAAACGAAGATCATCCTGTCCGAACCCGCCAACGCGGCGCTGGTCGCGAGCGGAACCCCCCAGGAGCGGGGCCCGGACGGCGCACCGGCCAGCAGCCACCCCGCCTTCGAGCCGCACCCGATCCAAGGCTGGACCCCCGACTTCATCCCCGCTGTCCTGCAGGAGGGCCTCGACAAGGGCTTCTACGACGAGCTGATCCCGGTGTCCGGGGCCGAGGGGATCGATTGGGCGCGCAAGCTCGCGCAGAAGGAGGGCATCTTCACCGGCATTTCCGGCGGGTCCACATTCGCGATCGCGATCCGGGTCGCAGAGAAGGCCGCGCCGGGCTCGGTGATTCTCGCCGTGCTGCCCGATACGGGCGAGCGTTATCTGACAACCCCGCTTTTTGAGGGCATACCCGAGGACATGGACGACGAGGAGCTGGAGATCTCGCTTTCCACGCCCAACCATCAGATGGGCTGAGCGGATTTCACGCGCGAAAAGATCGGCCACCGTCTGAAGGAAAAGGGTTTTCTGCTAATCCTTTTGAGACCCCTTCACACGCCCGGATCGTTTCTCAGTGTTTGTCCACTTTGCGGGACGAAGTGAGCTTTCGCTGCGGCTGCGCCAATGTCAGGTTCCGGGAATGAGTAAGTCGAATTCCCTACGCGATCTTAGAACCGTCACCGGCACGTTCGGGCCAAATCGGTCTATTTGCTTCACGAACTCGGGCGCAGATTTACGTTCAAAATTCCAGATGTAAGAGAGAAATTCTCGATCAGGAAACGGCTCTGGACATCCTTCGGCTATCGCCACCCGTACCGTGCCGTAGTTCTTCACAACGCGTTTTGCAA
Proteins encoded in this region:
- a CDS encoding saccharopine dehydrogenase family protein, producing MSFSKIAVLGLGKVGHLAAELLAEAGFAVTGVDARAVSGCPFPVKTTDLADPDGLNDVLKDQEAVLSCLPYHLNSGVSTVAHGLGIHYFDLTEDVPTTKHIRDLAETAKGVMAPQCGLAPGFVGIVGAHLAQMFEKVRSIRLRVGALPQNPTGLLGYAFNWSPEGVVNEYLNDCEVIEEGVHKTVSAMEWLETIYIDGVKLEAFTTSGGLGTMCETYADHIENLDYKTMRYPGHVQLMNFFFHELLMRENREMAGQILTHAKPPVDEDVVYVHVAAEGWTEGQLRRKEYVRAYYPLEIAGKRRTAIAWTTSASVVAVIEMVRDGLLPAKGFLKQEDIPLLPYLETRTGRYYKTGHRGRGS
- the cysK gene encoding cysteine synthase A, translating into MTIRTTNGRGRLFASVLDTIGDTPVIRVNNLGPDNVTIYVKAEAYNPAASVKDRLAVNIIEAAEREGQLKPGQTVIEATSGNTGIGLAMVCAQKGYPLVVTMSDSFSVERRRLMRILGAKVVLTPRAEKGTGMYNKAVELAKKHGWFLARQFETKDNADIHEATTAREILGDFAGQRLDYFVTGYGTGGTLTGVGRVLRKERPETKIILSEPANAALVASGTPQERGPDGAPASSHPAFEPHPIQGWTPDFIPAVLQEGLDKGFYDELIPVSGAEGIDWARKLAQKEGIFTGISGGSTFAIAIRVAEKAAPGSVILAVLPDTGERYLTTPLFEGIPEDMDDEELEISLSTPNHQMG